One part of the Mariniblastus fucicola genome encodes these proteins:
- a CDS encoding DPP IV N-terminal domain-containing protein: MRTFLFVFLLLTSQFAVSSSHAQQMPTSWTNGTTEARLKAVYETGEFRAKGFSANWWPDSKGYSVRQRDSETGERVTVHYDVRTGEETEAKPLGRGKPSRGRLVSPDGKLKLEVRGDGLSVEDLGSGESTLLLEKDTDRAVSFRNPKWSPDGKFIAFTEADNSKVRKRSMLVPDDPSYPGVREQQFARVGEKITTLRVGIVDVNGQNQRWLPLDSPEEGFYLGTVEWAPNSNELLVERLSRFRDKREFFLASTDGELKRIFHETDPAWVVASQARNSGLTWIEDGQTFIVISEKDGWRHAWRYSRDGETSQLLTPGDYDIIEKAVVDEDGGWYYFYASPENATERYLHRVPLDRSGGLQRVTPKDQPGTHAYDFSPDAKWAFHTFSTLDTPPVTELVELAGHRVVKNLEDNRELRERAKTVFSRPAEFIQLPIDDGVVADAWMIKPTDFDETKKYPVFVYVYGEPHLQTVLNQWGAAQNHFHRVIADLGYIVVSIDNRGTPAPKGAAWRRSIAGSLGPLSTEDQAAALKELARTRPYVDLSRVGIWGWSGGGSNTLNALFRKPDDYHVGIAVVPKPQPHLYNAWFQEIYMNTREANPDGYKKSAPLNFAEGLKGKLLIVTGSGETNTHIQIIEGLVDRLIELGKQFDYMVYPNRDHGLSEGVGTVVHVRMLITRYLLEHLPPGPRSIDETDKAIGMDKAVNAADDTAVSAKELPSLTFCAAADCQYCDQPTRGKRVYRNGPKHLQACVDHCNKTEGLSYMVHLGDFIDAKFESFARLNPITRELKIPLHHVLGNHDFDVADQKKAEVAATLGLDSRYYFFRYQNWRFIALDGNDISHHGWAKDTPEYAQSQAAIKANGWDQKPNWNGAIGESQMRWLEQQLVAADAAKENVILYCHFPVWPVDEGHDLWNAEEVMSLIEPHQCVKAYINGHNHNGNYAQKNGIHYLTLKGMVENEETTFANIRLEEDVIVVKGFGAETDRTLKIR, translated from the coding sequence ATGCGAACGTTTCTTTTTGTATTCCTGCTTCTGACAAGCCAGTTCGCGGTCAGCAGTTCCCACGCACAACAGATGCCAACGTCGTGGACAAACGGCACGACGGAGGCGCGGCTCAAGGCGGTCTATGAAACGGGTGAGTTTCGGGCTAAGGGATTTTCTGCAAACTGGTGGCCCGACAGTAAGGGGTACTCGGTTCGGCAAAGAGATTCTGAAACGGGCGAGCGGGTAACTGTTCACTACGACGTTCGCACCGGGGAAGAGACTGAAGCGAAGCCGTTAGGTCGCGGAAAACCGTCACGCGGAAGATTGGTTTCTCCGGATGGAAAACTCAAACTGGAGGTTCGAGGCGATGGCCTTTCGGTTGAAGATCTGGGCAGCGGCGAAAGTACATTGTTGCTCGAAAAGGATACCGATCGCGCCGTGTCGTTTCGAAACCCAAAGTGGAGCCCGGATGGAAAGTTCATTGCTTTCACCGAAGCCGACAACAGCAAGGTTCGAAAGCGATCGATGCTTGTCCCGGACGACCCGTCTTATCCGGGAGTCCGCGAGCAACAGTTCGCACGCGTCGGTGAAAAAATTACGACATTGCGAGTCGGAATTGTTGACGTCAATGGCCAGAATCAACGTTGGTTACCGCTCGATTCGCCTGAGGAAGGATTCTACCTGGGGACCGTCGAGTGGGCTCCGAATTCAAACGAATTGCTTGTCGAACGGCTCAGCCGATTTCGCGACAAACGTGAATTCTTTCTGGCTTCAACCGATGGAGAACTGAAGCGGATCTTTCACGAAACCGATCCAGCGTGGGTTGTGGCCAGCCAGGCGAGGAATTCGGGGCTGACGTGGATTGAGGATGGACAAACCTTCATCGTGATCAGCGAAAAAGACGGCTGGCGTCACGCGTGGCGGTACTCTCGCGATGGCGAAACTTCCCAGCTGCTAACGCCTGGCGATTACGACATTATCGAAAAAGCAGTCGTCGACGAAGACGGCGGTTGGTACTACTTTTACGCTTCTCCTGAAAACGCGACCGAGCGATATCTGCATCGCGTGCCGCTGGATCGATCGGGGGGATTACAACGCGTTACACCGAAAGACCAGCCTGGGACGCACGCCTATGATTTTTCTCCCGATGCCAAGTGGGCGTTTCATACTTTCTCGACGCTCGACACACCTCCGGTAACGGAGTTGGTTGAACTGGCCGGCCACCGCGTTGTCAAAAACCTGGAAGACAACCGAGAACTTCGGGAGCGAGCGAAGACCGTTTTCTCACGTCCTGCAGAGTTCATTCAGCTGCCAATTGACGACGGCGTGGTTGCGGACGCGTGGATGATCAAGCCAACGGATTTCGACGAAACGAAAAAGTATCCTGTCTTCGTTTACGTCTACGGCGAACCTCACTTGCAAACAGTGCTGAACCAGTGGGGAGCCGCACAAAATCACTTTCACCGTGTGATTGCTGACCTTGGCTACATCGTGGTTTCGATCGATAACCGCGGCACGCCGGCACCCAAAGGAGCCGCCTGGCGTCGCTCGATTGCTGGAAGTCTCGGGCCATTGTCGACAGAGGATCAGGCGGCGGCACTGAAGGAACTGGCTCGCACACGACCGTACGTGGATCTTTCCCGGGTCGGCATTTGGGGTTGGAGCGGCGGCGGTTCAAACACGCTCAACGCTTTATTCCGAAAGCCCGACGACTATCACGTTGGAATCGCGGTCGTTCCGAAACCGCAACCGCACTTGTACAACGCCTGGTTCCAGGAAATCTACATGAACACCCGGGAGGCGAATCCCGATGGCTACAAAAAATCAGCGCCACTCAATTTTGCCGAAGGCCTGAAAGGAAAACTGCTGATCGTCACCGGATCCGGAGAAACGAATACTCACATTCAGATCATCGAAGGCCTCGTGGACCGTCTGATCGAACTTGGCAAGCAGTTCGACTACATGGTTTACCCCAACCGCGACCATGGCTTGAGCGAAGGAGTCGGAACCGTCGTTCACGTGCGGATGTTGATCACTCGCTACCTGCTTGAGCACTTGCCTCCCGGTCCCCGTTCGATCGATGAAACGGACAAAGCCATCGGAATGGATAAAGCCGTCAATGCCGCAGACGACACCGCCGTGAGCGCAAAAGAGTTGCCGTCGCTGACGTTTTGCGCCGCTGCGGACTGTCAGTATTGCGACCAGCCCACGCGAGGAAAACGCGTCTATCGCAACGGGCCAAAGCACTTACAAGCCTGCGTTGACCATTGCAATAAGACCGAGGGTCTGAGCTACATGGTGCACCTTGGCGATTTCATCGATGCGAAGTTCGAGAGCTTTGCCAGGCTCAATCCGATCACGCGTGAGCTGAAGATTCCGTTGCATCATGTTCTGGGCAATCATGACTTCGATGTGGCGGACCAGAAGAAAGCGGAAGTCGCCGCGACTCTGGGGCTGGATTCGCGTTACTACTTTTTTCGCTACCAGAATTGGCGATTCATCGCGCTCGACGGAAACGATATCTCTCATCACGGCTGGGCGAAGGACACGCCCGAGTACGCCCAATCGCAGGCTGCGATCAAAGCCAATGGTTGGGACCAAAAACCGAACTGGAACGGAGCCATTGGTGAATCGCAGATGCGGTGGCTGGAGCAACAACTGGTTGCCGCCGACGCCGCGAAGGAAAACGTGATTCTGTATTGCCACTTCCCGGTCTGGCCTGTCGATGAAGGCCATGACCTTTGGAATGCTGAGGAGGTCATGTCATTGATCGAGCCACATCAGTGCGTGAAAGCCTACATCAACGGGCATAACCACAACGGGAACTACGCGCAGAAAAATGGCATCCACTATCTGACGCTCAAGGGAATGGTGGAAAACGAAGAAACCACGTTCGCGAACATCCGACTTGAGGAAGACGTTATCGTTGTCAAAGGATTCGGCGCAGAAACGGATCGAACACTGAAGATTCGATAA
- a CDS encoding TIGR04282 family arsenosugar biosynthesis glycosyltransferase: MADPTTDSPVPSQSRTLGLFAKAWDPGKVKTRLAATLGDEAAVAIYLELLTLHLNRFAAAGSLRSVAYSPATDVTKIRFYELLASLQVADAWDLVAQVESDLGSRMSHFFQQQFDACGDGARVVVIGSDMPRLDSGMVAGAFELLAENDVVFGPSADGGYYLVGLSVMSEAIFRNIQWSTEQVLQQSLEICQRESLSVALLPKLNDIDNEDDLNQELTLLDRSDSDTAIFLDRVQAVMQKASL; this comes from the coding sequence GTGGCTGACCCTACAACCGATTCTCCCGTTCCATCCCAAAGCCGTACTTTAGGGCTGTTCGCCAAAGCCTGGGATCCCGGCAAAGTCAAAACCAGGCTTGCCGCGACACTTGGCGATGAGGCCGCTGTCGCGATCTATCTGGAGTTGCTCACGTTACATCTCAACCGGTTTGCCGCCGCTGGCAGTTTGCGCAGCGTGGCCTACAGTCCTGCTACGGACGTCACAAAGATTCGCTTCTACGAGCTGCTCGCCAGCCTCCAGGTCGCTGATGCGTGGGATCTTGTGGCTCAGGTGGAAAGCGATTTGGGCTCGCGGATGAGTCATTTTTTCCAGCAACAATTCGATGCCTGCGGTGACGGAGCACGCGTTGTCGTGATTGGTTCCGACATGCCGCGACTGGATTCAGGGATGGTTGCCGGGGCGTTTGAGCTGCTGGCTGAAAACGATGTAGTGTTCGGGCCAAGTGCCGATGGCGGATACTACCTGGTTGGTTTGAGCGTGATGTCAGAAGCCATCTTCAGGAATATTCAGTGGAGCACCGAACAGGTGCTGCAGCAGTCACTGGAAATTTGCCAGCGTGAAAGCCTGTCGGTTGCGTTGTTGCCGAAACTCAACGACATCGACAACGAAGACGATTTGAATCAGGAGCTGACATTGCTCGATCGCAGCGACTCCGACACGGCCATTTTCCTCGACCGCGTTCAGGCTGTTATGCAAAAGGCATCGCTATGA
- a CDS encoding NAD(P)/FAD-dependent oxidoreductase, with protein MKIAIIGGGVIGLSAAWELSSRGHEITLVDQGRFGRKASWAGAGILLPGNAETAIHPIEKLEAASNDLHEQWSRRLRDETGIDNGYRKCGGLYVARTPGEIATLAGSLGYWNERNIEAESLNRESFVKRIASLSHLAGSDKFLAAVLPQEAQICNPWHIKALVAACEKAAVRMLPESSVLNYEMSSNRLDAIVVDRDERIEFDVCLFACGAWTQQVLLSLAEGIQMVPVRGQMILYRLDEPLAIPILNEGTRYVVPRDDGHVLVGATIEEVGFDESTTIEAMDLLSLEAQRLIPELTPDRIVKKWAGLRPGTHDAFPYMGLLPNFENAFVSAGHFKLGLQHSTGSAVAMSDLIEGKPTLIDLTPFEPSRVLV; from the coding sequence ATGAAAATCGCCATCATCGGCGGCGGCGTGATTGGACTTTCCGCTGCCTGGGAATTGAGTTCGCGTGGCCACGAAATCACACTGGTCGATCAGGGTCGATTTGGTCGCAAGGCTTCATGGGCTGGCGCGGGAATTTTGCTGCCAGGCAATGCGGAGACTGCGATTCACCCGATCGAAAAACTAGAAGCCGCCAGTAACGATCTGCATGAGCAATGGTCGCGACGCTTGCGGGACGAAACCGGCATCGACAACGGCTACCGAAAGTGCGGCGGTCTTTACGTTGCCAGAACGCCCGGTGAGATCGCGACCCTGGCGGGTTCGTTGGGATACTGGAATGAGCGAAACATCGAGGCTGAATCGTTGAATCGTGAATCGTTCGTGAAACGAATTGCGTCACTTTCGCATTTGGCTGGCTCGGATAAATTCCTTGCCGCCGTTTTGCCGCAGGAAGCCCAAATCTGCAACCCGTGGCATATCAAAGCGCTGGTGGCTGCGTGCGAGAAAGCTGCGGTCAGAATGCTGCCGGAGAGTTCGGTCTTAAATTACGAAATGTCGTCGAATAGGTTGGACGCGATCGTTGTTGATCGCGACGAGCGAATCGAATTTGACGTTTGCCTGTTTGCCTGCGGAGCATGGACTCAACAAGTCCTTTTGTCGTTGGCCGAAGGCATACAGATGGTTCCCGTTCGCGGACAGATGATTCTGTATCGACTGGATGAACCGCTGGCGATTCCGATTCTCAATGAAGGCACTCGCTACGTCGTTCCTCGCGACGATGGCCATGTCTTGGTCGGTGCGACAATCGAAGAAGTTGGTTTCGACGAATCGACCACGATCGAAGCCATGGACTTGCTCTCACTCGAAGCCCAACGATTGATTCCCGAGTTGACGCCTGATCGGATCGTTAAAAAATGGGCTGGTTTGCGACCGGGAACTCACGATGCGTTTCCCTACATGGGGCTTTTGCCAAACTTTGAGAACGCGTTTGTTTCTGCGGGACATTTCAAGCTCGGCCTTCAACACTCAACCGGATCCGCCGTCGCGATGTCGGACTTGATCGAAGGCAAGCCAACGCTGATTGATCTGACTCCGTTTGAGCCGTCGCGTGTATTGGTTTAG
- a CDS encoding PVC-type heme-binding CxxCH protein — MLLSQIFSLAFAAATTLLQSGGDTTIHTFERQQLSDIYFSEGADAADINGDGITDVVYGPYWFAGPDFKTQREIYKPVPQNRDQYADNFFSWLYDFNGDGRKDVFVVGFPGTPAYVYENPGKGGFGEHWPKHEVFDWVSNESPQLINIVGDERPELVCTRDGFFGFATIDWEQPFETWEFHRISGRITAGKFGHGLGIGDVNGDGRMDLIHSRGWFEQPLTHELTSMWIAHDVKLSEGYGGAEMYAYDVDGDGDNDIITSHNAHDFGLGWYEQIPGDKKEEPNFKHHLIMGEHPSENKYGVVFSEPHSLALADMDGDGLKDIVTGKTYWSHHRKSPMWDTGAVVYWFKLTRGDDGVDWVPHRIDGKAGIGRQVSIVDINDDKLPDVVLGGMVGAHVLTHRTRDVSTEEYAKSQPKIYDGPKLPRVDGARALRGPVSKKDLDTGLAANAIEGETLIGKATAGQVKPQDMAGFGPDWSHRSHLWWIGAKPSDRLGLSLPEFTGTVDIDVVLTCARDYGIVQLSLDDQPLGPPIDLFDPNVITTGVLSFDNVTVKGKNHKLNVQILGANPKAAKAYMFAIDFLRIKTADGKFVAGKQVDVPKVIKAKTVDGRELNLDFETGTLADWTAEGNAWKGQPIKGDTVSPRRSDMASNHHGDFWIGGFEKSGDKPKGILTSEPFVVSHRFASFLTNGGDSSDTRVELIRKATGEAFYTMTGNQSESMRQVIVDLRPYLGQEIMIRLVDNHDGHWGHLNFDHFRFHAKQPGSITPQSVGLTNDEYPHAGISAEKAAAAMKLPEGFSVTVGATEPQVQQPIAMAIDDRGRVWIAEAYEYPIRAKGDKGRDRILIFEDTDGNGSLDKRTVFHEGLNLVSGLEVGFGGVWVGAAPYLMFIPDRNGDDVPDAEPEILLDGWGYEDTHETLNAFIWGPDGWLYGCHGVFTHSKVGKPGTPDADRVPLNCSVWRYHPLQHEFEIFAHGTSNPWGVDFNDHGQAFITACVIPHLYHIIDGARYQRQGGRHFNSHTYRDITTIADHLHYLGATPHSGNSKSDAAGGGHAHAGAMIYLGGKWPKEYRNQIFMNNIHGQRLNVDVLTPNGSGYIGSHSPDFLLTGDQASQILNLRYGPDGDAWMIDWYDMQACHRRESELHDRTNGRIYKIQYGESNPSELKKKSLASRSDLELAKLVLQNNDWYVRHSRRNLQERSAKKAIATDAISFLADTLANNADDTRRLRAAWALSAIRKLTAADIEKMFADSSPYVRGWAVQLAMQQMPNSGEAFVSRFVELARSDDSQVVRLYLASAAQKLPTNMRWELLEALTSHRSDANDHNLPLMYWYAAEPLADEDTGRALALAMSAGEHIPLLREFMLRRIGSGGTETAMTALVEGLGDADSPKLQLVFLSAIRKALTGQRQVTAPKGWSKVSDELLSSSDTEVQLQATALGVTFGDEGAFAAMRSQIKDASRDLKARQVALSSLLDAGDPGLVSTLISLLDSNAALRADAIRGLAQYNDPRVAPSLLAAYSKLTPDQRRLALGTLCSRATTGTALLKAIEAKQIAGTDLTADLVRQLQFLKNENVNALLGTVWGTARESAGDKLKQIEDLKSLVAATNHPPADLQLGRSIYAKTCMKCHVLYGVGYKVGPDLTGSNRSNIDYLLSNIVDPSSVMAKEYQPTILATDDGRVLNGLVKAEDENSITLRTADSEVVVPKDEIEERGTSELSMMPADQLVQFSPHQIRSLIAYLQGKQQTAILASEENASTLFNGQNLTGWSGTEGLWSVEDGELVGRTEGLNRNEWLVSDLSVENFRLSLEVKLVNDEGNSGIQFRSKAHDGEVSGYQADIGKGWWGKLYEEHGRALLWDKSGEAHVKPGQWNRYEIVADGHHILTKINGQECVNLKDPDGANRGIIALQLHSGGKTEVRFRNFKLEVLPTSENEE; from the coding sequence CGGACAATTTTTTTAGCTGGCTCTACGATTTTAACGGCGACGGACGCAAAGATGTTTTCGTCGTCGGATTTCCAGGCACGCCTGCCTATGTCTACGAGAATCCTGGCAAAGGAGGTTTCGGCGAGCACTGGCCCAAGCACGAAGTTTTCGATTGGGTTTCGAACGAGTCGCCTCAACTGATCAACATCGTCGGCGACGAAAGGCCGGAACTGGTTTGCACCCGCGACGGCTTTTTCGGTTTCGCGACGATCGATTGGGAGCAGCCTTTCGAAACCTGGGAGTTCCATCGAATCTCCGGCCGCATCACGGCAGGCAAATTCGGACACGGTTTGGGAATCGGAGACGTCAACGGCGACGGACGGATGGACTTGATCCATTCGAGGGGCTGGTTCGAGCAACCGCTGACGCACGAACTGACATCAATGTGGATCGCGCACGATGTGAAGCTCAGCGAGGGCTACGGCGGCGCGGAAATGTACGCTTACGATGTCGACGGCGACGGCGACAACGACATCATCACCAGCCACAACGCTCATGATTTTGGACTGGGTTGGTACGAGCAAATTCCTGGTGATAAAAAAGAAGAGCCGAATTTCAAGCACCACCTGATCATGGGCGAACATCCGTCGGAGAACAAATACGGCGTCGTCTTCAGCGAACCGCACTCGCTCGCGCTGGCGGACATGGACGGCGATGGCCTTAAAGATATCGTCACCGGAAAAACGTATTGGTCGCATCATCGCAAAAGCCCGATGTGGGACACGGGCGCTGTCGTCTACTGGTTCAAACTGACTCGCGGAGACGACGGGGTCGATTGGGTGCCGCATAGAATCGACGGAAAGGCGGGTATCGGGCGACAGGTCTCGATCGTCGACATCAACGATGACAAGCTTCCCGACGTCGTGCTTGGAGGAATGGTCGGAGCTCACGTATTGACGCACCGGACCAGAGACGTCAGCACAGAAGAATATGCCAAGTCTCAACCGAAAATCTATGACGGTCCGAAACTCCCCCGGGTCGATGGCGCGAGAGCGCTTCGCGGGCCCGTGTCCAAAAAAGATCTCGACACCGGTTTGGCGGCCAACGCGATCGAAGGCGAAACTCTCATCGGCAAGGCAACCGCGGGACAGGTCAAACCGCAGGACATGGCAGGTTTCGGACCGGATTGGAGCCATCGTTCGCATCTTTGGTGGATCGGCGCCAAGCCCTCCGACAGGCTCGGACTCAGCTTGCCGGAGTTCACTGGCACGGTAGACATCGACGTTGTACTGACATGTGCTCGCGACTACGGCATCGTGCAATTGTCGCTCGACGACCAACCGCTCGGTCCACCGATCGATCTGTTCGATCCCAACGTGATTACCACTGGCGTGCTCTCCTTCGACAACGTCACTGTCAAAGGCAAAAACCACAAATTGAACGTGCAGATTCTGGGCGCGAACCCGAAAGCTGCAAAGGCATACATGTTCGCGATCGACTTTCTACGAATCAAAACAGCAGACGGAAAATTTGTCGCTGGAAAACAAGTCGACGTACCGAAAGTCATCAAGGCGAAAACCGTTGATGGCCGCGAATTGAATTTGGACTTCGAAACCGGCACTTTGGCGGACTGGACGGCCGAAGGCAACGCCTGGAAAGGCCAACCAATCAAAGGCGACACCGTATCGCCGCGACGGTCCGACATGGCCAGCAACCATCATGGCGATTTCTGGATCGGAGGTTTCGAAAAATCGGGGGACAAACCGAAAGGCATACTGACTTCGGAGCCATTTGTCGTCAGTCATCGATTCGCTTCATTCCTGACCAACGGCGGAGACAGTTCCGACACCCGTGTGGAACTGATCCGTAAAGCGACCGGCGAGGCGTTCTATACGATGACCGGAAACCAAAGCGAATCAATGCGGCAAGTCATCGTTGATTTGCGACCCTATCTGGGGCAGGAGATCATGATTCGTCTTGTAGACAACCATGATGGCCACTGGGGACATTTGAACTTTGACCACTTCCGTTTCCACGCGAAACAGCCCGGAAGCATCACGCCCCAAAGCGTTGGACTGACCAACGACGAGTATCCTCATGCCGGAATTTCGGCGGAGAAAGCCGCCGCGGCGATGAAGCTGCCGGAAGGTTTTTCCGTCACCGTGGGCGCAACCGAACCGCAAGTCCAACAGCCGATTGCGATGGCGATCGACGATCGAGGCCGCGTCTGGATTGCAGAGGCTTACGAATATCCGATCCGCGCAAAGGGCGACAAAGGGCGCGACCGAATTCTGATCTTCGAGGACACCGATGGAAACGGTTCGCTGGACAAACGCACTGTCTTTCACGAAGGCCTGAACCTTGTCAGCGGCCTGGAAGTTGGCTTCGGCGGCGTATGGGTCGGAGCGGCTCCTTACTTGATGTTCATTCCCGATCGCAACGGCGACGATGTCCCCGATGCGGAGCCCGAAATTTTGCTCGACGGCTGGGGCTACGAAGATACTCACGAAACGCTAAACGCTTTCATTTGGGGTCCAGACGGCTGGCTTTATGGCTGCCACGGCGTGTTCACGCATTCGAAAGTCGGTAAGCCGGGAACTCCAGACGCCGATCGCGTGCCGCTGAATTGCTCGGTGTGGCGTTACCATCCGCTACAGCATGAATTTGAAATCTTCGCTCACGGAACCAGTAATCCCTGGGGTGTCGACTTCAACGATCACGGCCAGGCATTCATCACGGCTTGCGTGATTCCACATCTGTATCACATCATCGACGGAGCCCGCTATCAACGTCAGGGCGGTCGTCATTTTAATTCACATACTTATCGTGACATCACAACGATCGCGGACCACCTGCATTATCTCGGCGCGACGCCGCATAGCGGCAACAGCAAGTCGGATGCCGCCGGCGGAGGACATGCTCACGCGGGAGCCATGATTTACCTTGGCGGGAAATGGCCCAAAGAGTATCGCAACCAGATCTTCATGAACAATATCCATGGTCAGCGACTGAACGTTGACGTGCTCACCCCAAACGGATCTGGCTACATCGGCAGCCACAGTCCGGACTTTCTGTTGACCGGCGACCAGGCGTCCCAGATTCTGAATTTACGTTACGGTCCCGATGGTGATGCCTGGATGATCGACTGGTACGACATGCAAGCCTGCCATCGCCGTGAGTCGGAACTGCACGATCGAACCAACGGCCGCATCTACAAAATCCAGTACGGCGAATCGAATCCTTCCGAGTTGAAAAAGAAGTCGCTTGCGTCGCGAAGTGATCTGGAGCTGGCGAAGCTGGTCCTGCAAAACAACGACTGGTACGTCCGTCATTCACGCCGGAACCTGCAGGAACGTTCTGCGAAAAAGGCGATCGCAACGGATGCGATTTCGTTTCTTGCCGACACGCTCGCCAACAATGCCGACGACACTCGCCGGCTTCGCGCCGCATGGGCTTTGAGCGCGATCAGAAAACTTACCGCCGCAGACATCGAGAAAATGTTTGCGGACTCAAGCCCTTACGTTCGCGGCTGGGCCGTTCAATTGGCAATGCAGCAGATGCCGAACTCAGGGGAAGCGTTCGTTTCGCGTTTCGTCGAACTGGCCAGATCCGATGATTCTCAAGTCGTCCGATTGTATTTGGCTTCCGCGGCGCAGAAATTACCGACAAACATGCGTTGGGAATTGCTAGAGGCACTTACCAGCCATCGAAGCGACGCGAACGATCACAACTTACCGCTGATGTACTGGTATGCGGCTGAACCATTGGCTGACGAAGACACCGGTCGCGCGTTGGCGCTGGCGATGTCGGCTGGCGAGCACATTCCGCTGTTGCGAGAGTTCATGCTGCGTCGCATCGGCAGTGGCGGCACGGAAACAGCCATGACGGCGCTGGTCGAAGGACTTGGAGACGCCGATTCACCAAAGCTCCAGCTCGTATTCCTCAGCGCGATCCGCAAGGCTTTGACAGGTCAACGACAAGTCACTGCACCGAAAGGTTGGAGCAAAGTTTCCGACGAATTGCTCAGCAGCAGTGACACCGAAGTGCAACTCCAAGCCACAGCTCTCGGCGTAACATTTGGCGATGAAGGAGCCTTTGCTGCGATGCGTTCGCAGATCAAAGATGCTTCCAGGGACTTGAAGGCGCGCCAGGTCGCACTGAGCTCTTTGCTTGACGCTGGCGATCCCGGACTGGTCTCAACTCTGATTTCGCTTCTCGACAGCAATGCAGCTTTGCGAGCTGATGCGATCCGGGGATTGGCTCAGTACAACGACCCGAGAGTCGCCCCTTCGCTGCTGGCCGCGTATTCGAAACTGACTCCTGACCAGCGACGTTTGGCTCTGGGGACACTATGCTCACGAGCCACAACTGGGACGGCATTGCTGAAAGCGATCGAAGCCAAACAGATTGCCGGCACGGACCTGACGGCTGATCTGGTTCGCCAGTTGCAGTTTCTGAAAAACGAAAACGTCAACGCGTTGCTTGGAACAGTCTGGGGCACGGCACGCGAATCGGCGGGCGATAAACTGAAACAGATCGAAGACCTGAAATCGCTTGTCGCGGCCACCAATCATCCGCCCGCGGATCTGCAACTGGGCCGATCCATCTATGCGAAAACCTGCATGAAGTGCCACGTACTTTACGGCGTCGGTTACAAAGTCGGCCCGGATTTAACGGGTTCGAATCGTTCGAATATCGACTATCTGTTGAGCAACATCGTTGATCCGAGTTCGGTGATGGCGAAAGAGTACCAGCCAACGATTCTGGCAACCGACGATGGTCGTGTGCTCAACGGGCTGGTCAAAGCCGAAGACGAAAACAGCATCACGCTTCGCACGGCAGACAGTGAAGTCGTGGTTCCGAAAGATGAAATTGAGGAACGCGGCACCAGCGAGCTTTCGATGATGCCAGCCGACCAACTGGTTCAGTTCAGCCCGCATCAGATTCGTTCCCTGATCGCCTACCTGCAAGGCAAACAGCAGACGGCGATTCTGGCTAGCGAAGAAAATGCTTCCACGCTATTCAACGGCCAGAACCTGACTGGTTGGAGCGGCACCGAGGGACTGTGGTCCGTGGAAGACGGCGAGTTGGTCGGACGCACCGAAGGACTCAATCGTAACGAATGGCTGGTCAGCGATTTATCGGTTGAGAACTTCCGGCTGTCCCTGGAAGTCAAGCTGGTTAACGACGAGGGCAACAGCGGCATCCAGTTTCGCAGCAAGGCTCACGACGGCGAAGTCAGCGGCTACCAGGCAGACATCGGCAAAGGTTGGTGGGGCAAGCTCTACGAAGAACATGGCCGGGCTTTGCTGTGGGACAAATCCGGCGAGGCTCATGTTAAACCGGGCCAGTGGAATCGCTATGAGATCGTTGCCGACGGCCACCACATCCTCACGAAGATCAACGGCCAGGAATGCGTGAACCTGAAAGACCCCGACGGTGCCAACCGTGGCATCATCGCATTGCAACTTCACAGTGGCGGCAAAACCGAGGTCCGATTCAGGAACTTCAAGCTGGAAGTTTTGCCGACAAGTGAAAACGAAGAATAG